A single genomic interval of Spinacia oleracea cultivar Varoflay chromosome 6, BTI_SOV_V1, whole genome shotgun sequence harbors:
- the LOC130463595 gene encoding uncharacterized protein, protein MSFTHSRGLLQGDPLSSYLFNICLQALSSTISHACDAREWTPYWVRPNKVPISHILFADDLMLLGRVDEKTTFSVRDTLDEFCYISGQKINTDKSRLTFSHNTSTDVKILFQETLCVKDNENLGLHLGIPISHKKPKRKDLQFIVDKELNGSFLLQQVCCALGRGRGSIFGMIIGWGNGTLRSLVQEPLLEHEENQTLSSCITEGEWDFDNLGCELPIHVTQRIMSLPPLKNNTIDSPVSPFVTQGKFSLALAYKHASFDPHHPNLGWLWKLKFPPKYSFFLWLTCWDRLPHRKLLHL, encoded by the exons ATGTCGTTCACCCACTCTCGAGGGCTTCTCCAAGGCGACCCGTTGTCATCCTATTTGTTCAATATTTGTTTGCAAGCCCTATCCTCTACTATTTCACATGCCTGTGACGCGAGAGAGTGGACCCCTTACTGGGTTAGGCCGAATAAAGTCCCTATTTCACATATATTATTCGCAGATGACCTCATGTTACTTGGTAGAGTGGATGAGAAAACAACATTTTCAGTTAGAGATACCCTAGATGAGTTTTGCTACATATCTGGGCAAAAGATAAACACAGATAAAAGCCGCCTCACATTCTCTCACAACACCTCTACTGATGTGAAAATCCTTTTCCAGGAAACCTTGTGTGTAAAAGACAATGAAAACCTAGGTCTGCACCTTGGCATCCCCATATCCCACAAGAAACCAAAAAGAAAAGATTTGCAATTCATTGTAGATAAA GAACTGAATGGAAGTTTCTTGCTTCAACAAGTTTGTTGCGCATTGGGAAGGGGTAGGGGATCTATCTTTGGCATGATAATTGGATGGGGGAATGGCACACTCCGTAGCTTAGTACAGGAACCCCTCCTTGAACATGAGGAAAACCAAACACTTAGCAGTTGCATCACTGAGGGGGAATGGGACTTTGACAATTTGGGGTGCGAACTGCCCATCCATGTTACCCAGCGCATTATGAGCTTACCTCCCTTGAAGAATAACACCATTGACTCACCAGTTTCACCCTTTGTCACCCAAGGGAAATTCTCCCTTGCTCTAGCCTACAAACATGCATCCTTTGACCCCCACCACCCCAACCTTGGGTGGCTGTGGAAACTGAAATTTCCACCAAAATACTCCTTCTTCCTCTGGCTTACATGCTGGGATAGACTACCCCATCGAAAACTCCTCCATTTGTGA